Proteins encoded within one genomic window of Felis catus isolate Fca126 chromosome C1, F.catus_Fca126_mat1.0, whole genome shotgun sequence:
- the POU3F1 gene encoding POU domain, class 3, transcription factor 1 has translation MATTAQYLPRGPGGGAGGTGPLMHPDAAAAAAAAAAAERLHAGAAYREVQKLMHHEWLGAGAGHPVGLAHPQWLPTGGGGGGDWAGGPHLEHGKAGGGSTGRADDGGGGGGGFHARLVHQGAAHAGAAWAQGGTAHHLGPAMSPSPGAGGGHQPQPLGLYAQAAYPGGGGGGLAGMLAAGGGGAGPGLHHALHEDGHEAQLEPSPPPHLGAHGHAHGHAHAGGLHAAAAHLHPGAGGGGSSVGEHSDEDAPSSDDLEQFAKQFKQRRIKLGFTQADVGLALGTLYGNVFSQTTICRFEALQLSFKNMCKLKPLLNKWLEETDSSSGSPTNLDKIAAQGRKRKKRTSIEVGVKGALESHFLKCPKPSAHEITGLADSLQLEKEVVRVWFCNRRQKEKRMTPAAGAGHPPMDDVYAPGELGPGGGGASPPSAPPPPPPAALHHHHHHTLPGSVQ, from the coding sequence ATGGCCACCACCGCGCAGTACCTGCCGCGGGGCCCCGGCGGCGGAGCCGGGGGCACAGGACCGCTTATGCACCCGGACGCCGCGGCGGcagctgcggcggcggcggccgccgaGCGGCTGCACGCGGGGGCCGCGTACCGCGAAGTGCAGAAGCTGATGCACCACGAGTGGCTGGGCGCGGGCGCGGGCCACCCTGTGGGCCTAGCGCACCCCCAGTGGCTACCCacgggaggaggcggcggcggcgactGGGCCGGGGGCCCGCACCTGGAACACGGCAAGGCGGGCGGCGGCAGTACCGGCCGAGCCgacgacggcggcggcggcggaggaggtTTCCACGCGCGCCTGGTGCATCAGGGGGCGGCCCACGCGGGCGCGGCATGGGCACAGGGCGGCACGGCGCACCACTTGGGCCCGGCCATGTCGCCGTCCCCAGGAGCTGGCGGGGGCCACCAGCCCCAGCCGCTCGGGCTGTACGCGCAGGCGGCCTAcccggggggcggcggcggcggcctggCCGGGATGctggcggcgggcggcggcggcgcggggcccGGCCTGCACCACGCGCTGCACGAGGACGGCCACGAGGCGCAGCTGGAGCCGTCGCCTCCGCCGCACCTGGGCGCCCACGGACACGCACACGGACATGCACACGCGGGCGGCCTGCACGCGGCGGCGGCGCACCTGCACCCAGGCGCGGGCGGCGGTGGCTCGTCGGTGGGCGAGCACTCGGACGAGGACGCGCCCAGTTCGGACGACCTGGAGCAGTTCGCCAAGCAGTTCAAGCAGCGGCGCATCAAGCTGGGCTTCACGcaggccgatgtggggctggcGCTGGGCACGCTGTACGGTAACGTGTTCTCGCAGACCACCATCTGCCGCTTCGAGGCCCTGCAGCTGAGCTTCAAGAACATGTGCAAGCTCAAGCCGCTGCTCAACAAGTGGCTGGAGGAGACCGACTCGTCCAGCGGCAGCCCCACCAACCTGGACAAGATCGCGGCGCAGGGCCGCAAGCGCAAGAAGCGCACGTCCATCGAGGTGGGGGTCAAAGGCGCACTCGAGAGCCACTTTCTCAAGTGCCCCAAGCCCTCGGCGCACGAGATCACCGGCCTGGCTGACAGCCTGCAGCTGGAGAAGGAGGTGGTGCGCGTCTGGTTCTGCAACCGGCGGCAGAAGGAGAAGCGCATGACCCCGGCGGCCGGGGCCGGCCACCCGCCCATGGACGACGTTTACGCACCGGGCGAGctggggccgggcgggggcggtGCGTCGCCGCCCTcggcgcccccgccgcccccgccggccgcactgcaccaccaccaccaccacacactgCCCGGCTCGGTGCAGTGA